From Microbacterium sp. LWH7-1.2:
CACCACGAAGTCGTCCGCGCGACCCGCTGCCAGCCCGAACGGGGCGGTCTCGATCACCAGCAGGTCGGCGCGCTTGCCGGGCGTCACACTGCCGATGCGATCTTCGAGTCCCAGCACGCGAGCACCGTCGATCGTCGCCATCCTCAGCAGATCCATCGTGTCGAAGCTGGGGTGCGTGGGTGTACGCGTGCCGGGGCGATTCTGAGCGCGCTCCTGCTGCATGTCGACGGCTCGCGTCACGGCGCGGGCGATCCTCAGCTGGGTGATCAAGCTGCCGTTGAGAGCCGACGGGACGTCCGTGCCGATCGATACTGGCACCCCCCGGCGATGCGCGACTCCGACGCGGGGAGCGACGCCCATGAGCGCCGCCTCGACTTCGGGAGTGAACGCAATCGATCCCCCCTGCTCAGCGAGCATGCCGATCTCGTCGTCATCGATGGGTCCGGCGTGCACCCAGTTCAGATCGTCGCCGAGAAGGCCCATCTTGGCGGACAGGGTGACCTGCCCCGGCAGGTTGGAGTGCAGGCTCTGCCGAAGGCCGAGTCTGCGGGCGGCCGCCACCTCCTGCGCGTGCACTTCCGGCGACACGTGGTCGATGTTGTTGAGCGCGACTCCCAGACCCACGCGCTCATGTCCCGACCACTGATCGACCAGGCGTGAGAGGACGTCGAAGCGCTCTTCGAGGGTCGTGAAGCCCTCGATGGGTGCCTCCGGCCGGTGGCGGAAGCAGAAGCCGAAGAGGCCGCGGATCCCCGATTCGTCGAGTGCGCGCAACGACGCTTCGGCGTGCTCCGCGGAGTTGGTTGCGTGGCAGAAGTCGAAGACCGTGGTCGTCCCCGACTGCAGCAGCTCGATCGCGCCGCCGTAGGTCGACGCGTACATGTCCGTCACCCGCACTCGTCCGGACAGGGGATGCACCAGCCCGAAGTACTCACGGCCCCAGCACTGTGCGGCCAATCCTCGAATCGCAGACTGCCAGAGGTGGATGTGGCTGTCGATCAGCCCCGGCATCACGACGGCGCCATCGAGCTCGACGATGTCTGCTCCGCCGGTGGGGATGGACTCCGCGATATCGAGGATCAGTCCGTCCTCTATCAGCACGTCGCCGGCGAGCTCGCCGAGTTCCTCGTCCATCGTTAGCACGACAGCGTTTCGCAGGATTGTCCGCTCGGGCATTTCTTCGTTTCCTTCCGTGCCCGCCGGGGTCGGAGGACGCGGCGGTGCTCCGATGTTAGGGGAGAGATTAGCGGAATGCAATCGTTTGCTCGTATCGCGTTCTCTCGCGAAGCACAGCAACCAAGAACGCGCGGAAAATCAGATCTCATTGGTCCTTGTATATGCGCAATCGTTTGTGTAGATTCATCGCCATCGTGACGATATAGCGGTGGCGGGGTTGCCGCTGAAGAAGGGTGTGACGAATGACAATCAAGGCCGCCGAAGGTTATCGCTCGGGTGAGGCGACGGAAGTCGTGGTCGAGCGCGCGCGAGGTTTGCGCAGCCAGCTGCGCGAGCACGCCGCCGCTGCGGACGGCAATCGCCATCTCGATGCCGCCGACGTAGACGCGATCACGGATGCCGGCTTGATGTCGCTGTGGGCGCCGCAGGAGTACGGAGGCGCCGAGACCTCGATTCGGACCGTTGTCGAAGCAGCCATCGCCCTCGGTGAAGGCGATGCCTCCGCGGGCTGGCTGATGGGGGTCAACAATGCGGCCGCCTTCCTCATCTCCCTCTTCAGCGATCAGGCGAAGAGCGAGGTGTGGGCCAACGGATCGCGAGTCCGAGGTGCGGGTGTGCTGGCTCCTTCAGGACAGTCCGAAGTCGTCGAGGGCGGCGTCAGACTGACCGGACGCTGGCCTTACATGTCGGGTGTGACCGTTGCCGATTGGGTGGTCGTCACCGCGCCGCTGAACGGCGCTCTGGGCCCCGGCGCAGAACTCGGGTTCGTGCTGCTGCCGCGAGAGGACATTTCGGTCGACGACACCTGGTTCGTGACCGGTATGCGGGCCACCGCCAGTTCGACAGCTGTCATCGATCAGGTGTTCGTGCCCGAGCACCGCATTCTTCGCTGGCGGGACTACGACTATGCCCGGTATCGCGGCATCTACCGATCGCACATCTACTCGGTGCTGAACATCGCCATCGTCAGCACGCTGGTGGGAGAGGTTCAGTATGGACTCGAGCTGGTGCTGAACAAGGCGGGGTCGCGGCCGATCGTGACGACGACCTATCGGACGCAGGCCGAGTCCGCGGCCTTCCAGGTGGAGGTGGCCCGCGCTGCCCAGCTCATCGAGACGGCGCGGCTGCGAATGCTCGCCGCCGCGGACGACATGGATCGCATCGTCAGCGAGGGCCGGCACGCGAGCAGCGATGAGAAGACGAAGAACCGCGCTGACAGCGCCTTCATCGCCCAATGCTGCTGGCAGGCCGCAGACATCCTGGCAAGCGCCCACGGTACGTCGACGTTCGCTCAGACGAATCCGCTCGAGCGTGTGTGGCGCAACGCCGCCGTTGCGAGTCGTCACGCCGGCCTGTCGGCCCGCGTCGGCAACGAGCTCCTGGGGCGGGATCTGCTCGGTATCGAGACCCAGTCGATCGGTCCGACACTCTAGCGACAGCGAGCACGTCACCGTCGACAAGCCACTTCCCAGACGACAGACATTTCAGCACCACACCCGACCGAGGAGGGTCAAGATGGTCAGTACCGATGGAACAGTCCACATCGCCGCGGTGAGCGGCAGCCAGCGAGCAGGTTCGTACAACTCAGGCCTGGTCAGAGCATTGCAGAACATCGCGAGCAAACGTGGCTCGATCGAGATCACGCAGGTCGAGGGCCTGGCCGACCTTCCTTTCGCGTCGGTCGAGAACGCCTACGTGGAAGCTCCTGATTCCGTCAAGCGAGTGCACGCCCAGATCTCCGCCGCAGACGGAGTGATCGTGGCGACGCCGGAGTACTGCTACTCGCTCCCGGCGCTGCTCAAGAACTTCTTCGACTGGCAGACGCTGCCCGTACCCGCCGAAAATCCCCTTCGGCACAAACCGCTGGGCATCGTGGGGGCATCGATCGGGGTGATCGGGACCAACCGCGCGCAGATGGAGCTTCGCAGGATCGCGCTGTACTCCGACCTCGAGGTCATGGGTCGCCCGGAGATCTACGTCAACGAGGCGGGCGACAAGTTCTCCAAAGATGGTGACCTCACCGACGAGGCGACTCTGACGCTTCTCGAGCGCTGGCTCGACGACTACGAGGAGTTCGTCCGGTCGACCATGGCGCGTAAGCTTCCGAGCCTTCATCGGGAGTACCTCACGACCTGAGCTCTCGCCGCGCGTCAGGCGACGGCGGGTGCGCGGCACCGCTAATATGAGTGGGGACGAAACACGAGGTTCGCACGGCCGAAGACGGCGATCAGGAGATGACCAACACGGTGGAAGAGCGGCGTGCGACCATCACGGATGTGGCGCAGCTTGCGGGAGTCCATGCGGGCACCGCGTCGCGCGCGCTCAACGCCCGGACGCGAGGGATGGTCAGCGCAGAGACCGTGGACCGGGTCGTCCGCGCGGCGAAGCAGCTGGGGTATGTCCCCAATGTCCTCGCTCGGGGCCTGCGCACGAACAGCTCGATGACCGTCGGTGTGGTGATACCGGACATCACCAACCCGTTCTTCCCGCCGATCGTACGCGGCATCGAGGCTCACCTGCAGCCGCACGGGTACTCCGCACTCATCGCCAACACGGACGGGTTCGAGGCCGGTGGGCGCGGGGCGCTGAGTTCGCTCATGGATCGGCGAGTGGATGGGTTGATCGTTGCTTCCGGTCAGCGTGACGAGTCGTCGATCGCCGAGCTCTACGAAGCCGGCGTGAAGGTCGTTCTCCTCAACCGCGATGCGGGCCCCGTTCCGTATCCGCTGGTCGCGGGCAACGACGCGAGCGGCATCCAGGCGGCCGTCGAGAGTCTCTACGAGCTTGGTCACCGCCACCTGCTGCACATCGCGGGACCGATGAACATCTCGACCAGTGCCGCCCGTGCCGCGGCGTTCGAGGCGGCCTGCCGGTCGTTCGATGGGCTCATCGGCACCGTGGTCACGGCCGATGCGTTGTCAATCGAAGCCGGTGTCAGCGCGATGCTGCCAGTGCTGAGCGACCTGAGCCACGGGATCACAGGTGTCATCGCCTGTACCGACCTGATCGCGGTCGGGGTGCTTCGCGCCATGAAGCAGATGGGTGTCGACTGTCCTCGAGACATGTCGGTGATCGGGTTCAACGACGTCCAGTTCGCGGAGGACTTCTGCCCGCCGCTGAGCACCGTGCGGGTCCCCACCACTGCGATGGGCGTCCGGGCTGCGCAGCTTCTTCTCGACGCGCTGTCCGGTGCCGACCAGGTGGCTGAGACCATCCTGCTCCCGGTCACCCTGATGACACGCGGTTCAACGGGTCCCGCCGCGCACTGACGCGTGCCGCCGACTGCGAAGGGACGCCGACAGCGGCGCACCGCCGCATCCGTGCTCGAACGCACGCGCACTCGCGCGTGTCCGTGGGAAGGAAAGCAATGCAACCAATCAAGAACGCCGAGCACCTGTTGTCCGCCGGCTCCGCTGAAGAGGTGTACGGCATCCCAGGTCTGCCGTTCGCACCGGCCATCCGTGTGACCGGAGACCATGAATTGATCTTCGTCGCCGGCGTGCTGGGCCCCGCCACCGCGGAAGATCCATCTGAGTCCGTCGAGGCCGAGGTGAGGCGTGCATATCGGAATCTCGAACGAGTGCTCGAGTCCGCAGGCGGCACGCTCGGCGATATCGTCTCGATGACGAAGTACGTGAAGGACATCGCGGCGAACAACGCGGTGGTGGAGTCGGTCACGAAGACCGCGCTGCCGCACCTGACGACGACCACCACCGTCGAGATCGTCCGGCTGGTGCCTGCCGACCTGCATTTTGAGGTCAGCGCCATCGCGGCGGTGCGCACGACGAGATAGTCATCACCCGGCAAAGCGCAGATCCCGCTGACGGTGCTCGTCAGCGGGATCTGCGCTTTGCCGTCAGCAGCAGCGCCTCAGCTCTCAGTCCCGAAGCGCGGACTCGTCGCTCAGCTCGTGCCAGGTCCGGTTGTGGTAGACCAGCGGCCGGGCGGCGCTGGCCGCGGGCTTTTCGACGATCTCGACGGCTTCGACGACGCACAGGGTCGACGAGCCGGCGCGTACCCGCTCGATCACTCGCGCGCGAATGACGACGGGTGCGTCGACGAAGTAGGGCTCGCCCCCGGAAAGCGTCGACCACGTCGTCGGGTCACCGAAGCGGTCGGCGCCGCGCTCGGCTCCGAGCTTTGCGAGCCAGGCGCACTCGGCGTCGAGCATCTGAACCACGAGGCTGTCCGCGGACAGGACCACTGGGGTGCTCGAGGACATGTCAGAGACGGAGAACACGATGAGGGGCGGCTCAGCGCTGAGCGACGACAGCGAGCTGACGGTCATCGCGACATGGCGACCGTTGTCCGTCGCGGTGACGATGGCGACACCGGCCGGGTGGTTGCGAAAGGCGCTCTTGAACTGATCTGCAGATACAGCGGCCGTCGTTTGATACATAACGCTCTTCCTATTTCGTCATCGAAGGGTCGGCAGGGGGTCGAGTCGGCGTGCCTGGAGGCGGTAGCGCAGGGCGGCGAGCTCGGCCCAGAGGGGGGCGGGCACGCGGCCGTCGAAGGTGCGGTAGAACTCCTCGGTGAGGTCGGCCTCGCGCAGCCATGACTGCGGGTCGATGGCGAACAGCTCGTCGAGGTCGGTCTGCGACACCTCGATGCCGTCGAGGTCGAGGTCCTCGTGCTTCGGCAGGCGGCCGATCGGGCTCTCGATGGCGCCGACCTCGCCCTCGATGCGACGGATGATCCAGTCGATGACGCGCGAGTTGTCGCCGAAGCCCGGCCACAGGAAGCGGCCGTCCGTGCCCTTGCGGAACCAGTTGACCTGGAACACGCGCGGGGCGCGGTCGAAGCGCAGCTTCTGGCCGACCTTCAGCCAGTGGCCGAAGTAGTCGGCCATGTTGTAGCCGCAGAACGGGAGCATCGCGAACGGGTCGCGGCGCAGTTCGCCGACCGTGCCCTCTGCCGCGGCGGTGCGCTCACTCGACACGTTCGAGCCCATGAAGACACCGTGGGTCCAGTCGGTGGCCTCGACCACGAGCGGGACGTTGGTGGCGCGGCGGCCGCCGAACAGGATGGCGTCCAGCGGCACGCCCTGCGGCGCGTCCCAGTCCTCGGCGATCTGCGGGCACTGGGCCGCGGCGACGGTGAAGCGCGAGTTGGGGTGGGCGGCGGGACGACCGGATGCCGGGGTCCAGGGGTTGCCCTCCCAGTCGGTGAGCTGCGCCGGCGGGGTGTCGGTGAGGCCCTCCCACCACACGTCGCCGTCGGGGCGCAGCGCCACGTTCGTGAAGATCGTGTTGCCCCACAGCGTCTCGACCGCGGTGACGTTGGTCGACTCGCCCGTTCCGGGTGCGACGCCGAAGAAGCCGGCCTCGGGGTTGATGGCCCACAGCCGCCCGTCCTCGCCGGGGCGCAGCCACGCGATGTCGTCGCCGAGGGTCTCGACGCGCCAGCCCGGGATCGTGGGGCGGAGCATGGCGAGGTTCGTCTTGCCGCACGCCGACGGGAACGCCGCCGCGAGGTGGTATGCCCGGCCAGCCGGGTCGATGACGCGGATGAGGAGCATGTGCTCGGCGAGCCAGCCCTCGTCGCGACCGATGACCGAGGCGATGCGCAGCGCGAAGCACTTCTTCGCGAGGATCGCGTTGCCGCCGTAGCCGGAGCCGTACGACCAGACCTCGAGCGTGTCGGGGAAGTGCACGATGTACTTCTCGTCGTTGCACGGCCACGCGACGTCGGCCTGGCCCGGCTGCAGCGGGGCGCCGACGGAGTGCACGGTCTTGACCCATGGCGCGCCGCCGGCGATCTGCCGCAGCACCTCGGTGCCGACCCGGGTCATGATGCCGATCGACGTCACGGCGTAGGCGCTGTCGGTGATCTGGACGCCGATGTGCGAGAGCGGGCCGCCGACCGGCCCCATCGAGAACGGCACGACGTACATCGTGCGGCCCTTCATCGACCCCTCGAACAGCGGCGTGATGGTGGCGCGGATCTCATCGGGCGCGACCCAGTTGTTGGTGGGGCCGGCGTCCTCCTCGCGCTCGGACGCGATGAACGTGCGCGCCTCGGTGCGCGCCACGTCGCTCGGGTGCGAACGGGCCAGGTACGAACCCGGACGCCACTCCGGATTGAGCTTGATGAGCTTGCCCTCGTCGACCATCTCGCGAAGCAGCGCGTCGTTCTCGGCGCGCGAGCCATCGACCCAATGAATACGGGCCGGCTGGGTCAGCGCGGCGATCTCGCCCACCCACGCCACCAGGGCGGCGAGCTCCGCAGGCTGCGTCTCCTGCGCGTGCGATACGACGTATGCCATGTCGCTCCTCCTCACGCCGTAGCAAGTCGTGAATCCAGCTGATGCAAACGTTTGACCCCGATAGATGTTCATCTACGCTGAAATTGCATCCATGATGAATGAACAAACCTGATCCGTCAAGGCATCCAGCCGCGCTGATCCGCCATCACTTTCTTGACGACTGAAGGCTCTTGTGGTTCGCTCATGCAATCGTTTGTACTAAAGGTGATGGTGAACGGAGAGTTCATGTCCGATCTGCTCGGAGAGTCGGCTGTCGAGATCGCCGCCCGCGTGAAGTCCCTGGAGGTCAGCGCAGAAGAGGTGGTGGAAGCCACGCTCGCCGGGATCGAACGCACGGCCCCGCACCTGAACGCGTTCATGCACATCGACCCCGACGGAGCACGTGCGGCCGCGCGGGAGCTGCAGCGGCGCCTGCGCGCCGGTGAGGACGTGGGTGCGCTTGCCGGTGTTCCTACCGCGATGAAGGATCTCTACAACACCTACCCAGGCTGGCCGTCGACGTTCGGGGGTGCGCTGCCACCGAGCGCCTTCATCGCCGACACGGCGAGCACCTATCCGCGACGGATGGAAGCCGCCGGGGCGATCATGGTCGGCGCGACCAACAGCCCGGCGCTGGGGTTCAGGGGGACGTGCGACAACGCGATCTTCGGTGCCACCAGCAACCCCTTCGACCTGCAGCGCAACAGCGGCGGCTCATCGGGCGGAAGTGCCGCCGCAGTCGGAGCGGGCCTGCTCGCGATTGCCGACGGCACCGACGGCGGCGGGTCCATCCGCATTCCTTCCGCATGGAGCGGGACCTTCGGATTCCAGCCGACCTTCGGTCGCGTGCCCCTCGTGCTGCGCCCGAATGCGTTCGGCGGCACGGCTCCGTTCGTGTACGAGGGCCCGATCACCCGCACGGTGGCGGATGCTGCACTCGCGCTCACGGCGCTGAGCGGTCGGGACCGCCTCGACCCGTACTCCCTCCCGGACACGGTGGACTGGAACGCCAGTCTGAATGCAGGCATCAGGGGCAAGCGCATCGGCTACACCCGCGACTTCGGCGTCTTCGCCGTGGATCCGCGGATCGCAGCGGGGGTGGAGGCGAGTCTGAGCGCGTTCGAGCGCCAGGGCGCGATCATCGTGCCGCTGGATGTCGAACTCCCGCATTCGCAGGCCGAGCTGAGCGATCTGTGGAGCCGGATGATCAGTGCAGGAAACCTGGCGGCGGTGGAGGGATTCGCCTACGCCGGGCTCGACATGCGCCCGCAGTTGCCCGAGCCTGTGGTGCGGTGGATGGATGTCGCAGCGGCTGCCACCCCGCGAGATCTCCGGCGAGACCAGATGGTGCGTACCGAGGTCTTCGGCCGTGTCGAGGGCCTGTTCGACGAGGTCGACTTCGTCGTCTCGCCCACCGTCGGTGCCCTGCCGATTCACAACCTGGACAACGGCCGGACAGTGGGCCCGTCGGAGATCGACGGAGTTGCGGTGGACCCGCTGATCGGCTGGTGCCTGACGTACCTGACGAACTTCTCCGGCCACCCCGCGGCGTCGCTGCCGGGCGGACTCATCGACGGTCTGCCGTTCGGCATCCAGATCATCGCTCCGCGATACGCCGACGCCGACCTGATGTCGGCCTGCGCCCGATTCGAGGAGGCGGCCCCGTGGGAATGGATTTACCGCGAACTCGCACCTGAGCTCTACTAACGCTGCCGCGACACCGCTCACGGACGCCCGTTCCCGCACGGGGGAATCTGCCGGTTGTGCGTGACGGTGAGACGTGCGTAGACTGAATGCAATCGTTTGCTATACGAAGGAGCAGGACATGACCGCGAAGCCGACCGTTGGATGGATCGGTGTGGGGCGTATGGGCTACCAGCTGGCTAAGCGCCTGCTGGACGCGGGTTACGACGTCGCCGTCTACAACCGCACCCGCGGCAAGGCCGAGCAGCTGGTCGAGTTCGGTGCATCGGTCGTCGACAAGCCGATCGACCTGGCCGATCGAGACGTCGTCTTCAGCATGGTGTCGGCGTCCAATGACTTGGAGCAGGTGATGCTGGGGCAGGATGGACTGCTCACAGACGAGAGCCGTGCACCCAAGGTCATCGGCGACGCGTCGACGGTGTCGCCGCAGGCGAGCGCGAACGTACGCTCGATCGCGGAGTCGCGGGGCGTCGGCTTCCTGGCGACACCGGTCTCCGGAAATCCCAAGGTCATCGAGGCGGGAAAGCTCACTGTCGCGGTCTCCGGTCCGCGCCCGGTGTTCGATGAGGTCCGCCCGCTCCTCGAGACGTGGGGCCGGAGCGTGACCTACGTCGGTGAGGACGAGGTCGCCCGCACCGTCAAGATCGCGCACAACGTGTTCCTGGGTGTCGTCACCCAGTCCCTCGCCGAGATCACGGTTCTCGCCGAGAAGGCCGGCGTCTCGCGTGAGGCGTTCCTGACCTTCCTCAACGACTCGGTGATGGGCTCGGTGTTCACGCACTACAAGACGCCCGCGCTCGTGAACCTCGACTTCACCCCGACATTCACCAATGTCCTCCTCCAGAAGGACTTCGATCTGGGTCTGAGTGCAGCGCAGGAGCTCGGAGTCGTCATGCCCGTCGCGTCGCTGACGCGCAACATTGTCGCGCAGGAGGTGGGCAACGGGAACGTCGAGCAGGACTTCGCCTCGCTGCTTCTCACCGTGGCGCACGGATCCGGGCTGAACGTGGTGCCCGAGAATGCTCCCGTGACCGACGGTCTCGAGGCCAGCTGATGTGCGCGCCTTCACACGCAGACGCCTCCCGCTTCGAGCGCCCGGTGTCCCGGCCGGCTGGTGTGCGGCCGCTGGGAGCGCCGGGTCAGAACGGCGTCGACTACGAGCACCGCGTCGACTTCGATCGTCTTCGCAACTATCGGCTGTCGCGCGCGAAGGCAGCCCTCGAGAACAGCGAGTGCGGAGCGTTCCTTCTCTTCGACTTCTACAACATCCGCTACACCACCCAGACCTGGATCGGGGGCGCCCTCGGAGACAAGATGATCCGGTACGCGCTGGTGATGCGTGACCACGACCCGATCCTCTGGGACTTCGGATCCGCAGTCCGCCATCACAAGCTGTACTCGGACTGGGTGCCTGAGGAGAACTATCGCGCTGGCTTCCTCGGGTTCCGCGGAGCCGTCGCCCCTGAGGGCGCCGGGCTGATGAGGGACGCCGTCTCCGAGATTCGCTCACTTCTCAAGGCCGCGGGCCTCGCCGATGCGCCGCTCGGCGTCGACATCGTCGAGCCGCCCTTCATGTTCGAGCTGCAGCGTCAGGGGCTCACCGTGGTGGATGCGCAGCAGGCCATGCTCGATGCGCGGGTCATCAAGAATCAGGACGAGATCATGCTGCTCAACCAGGCTGCGGCGATGGTCGACGGCGTCTACCAGGACATCGCCGAGGCGCTCAAGCCCGGAGTGCGCGAGAACGAGATCGTGGCACTGGCGAACAAGCGGCTGTATGAGTACGGCTCCGACCAGGTGGAAGCGGTCAACGCGATCTCGGGCGAGCGGTGCAACCCCCATCCGCACAACTTCACCGACCGCATCATCCGTCCGGGAGACCAGGCGTTCTTCGACATCATCCATTCGTTCAACGGCTACCGCACGTGCTACTACCGCACCTTTGGGGTCGGGTGGGCGACTCAGAGCCAACGCGATGCCTACAAGCAGGCGAGGGAATGGATGGATGCCGCGCTCGACGCGATCAAGCCGGGCGTGGGAAGCGACCAGGTCGCTCGTGTGCTGCCGGCCGCAGAAGAGTTCGGGTTTGAAAACGAGCTCGCCGCTTTCGGGCTGCAGTTCGCCCACGGCCTGGGCCTGGGCCTGCACGAGCGGCCGATCATCTCCCGGCTCAACTCGATGAAGGACCCGGTCGAACTGAAGGCGGGAATGGTGTTCGCGATGGAAACCTACTGCCCGGCTTCGGACGGGGTCTCGGCCGCGCGCATCGAAGAGGAGGTCGTCGTGACCGACTACGGCATCGAGGTGCTCACGAAGTTCCCGGCTCAGGAACTCTTCGTCGCGAACCAGTACTGAACAGGAGGATGAAGCATGCCTCATTACGACGTCGCCATCCTCGGCGCGGGGCCCGGCGGCTACGTCGCAGCCGTCCGCGCTTCGCAGCTCGGCCTCAAGGTCGCCATCATCGAAGAGAAGTACTGGGGCGGTGTGTGCCTCAACGTCGGCTGCATCCCCTCGAAGGCTCTGCTCAAGAACGCCGACCTCGCGCACCAGTTCCACCACAAGGCCGATCTGTTCGGCATCTCGGGCGATGTGCACTTCGACTTCGGCGTCGCCTGGGACCGCAGCCGCAAGGTGGCGGACACCCACGTCAAGGGCATCCACTACCTGATGAAGAAGAACAAGGTCGACGAGTACGAGGGCCGCGGGTCGTTCGTCGACGCGAACACGATCGACGTCAAGAAGGCCGACGGCACCACCGAGCGCGTCACGTTCGACAACGCGATCATCTCGACCGGCTCGAAGGTCCGGCTGCTGCCCGGCGTGCAGATCGGCGGCAACATCGTGACGTACGAGGAGCAGATCCTCGCGCGCGACCTGCCCCAGTCGATCGTCATCGTCGGCGCCGGCGCCATCGGCATGGAGTTCGCCTTCGTGATGGTGAACTACGGCGTGAAGGTCACGATCATCGAGTTCCTCGACCGTGCCCTGCCGAACGAGGACGCGGACGTCTCGAAGGAGATCGCGCGCCAGTACAAGAGCTACGGCGTCGACATCCTCACCTCGACCAAGGTCGAGACGGTCACCGACCACGGCGACAAGGTCACCGTGACGTACACCGCCAAGGACGGCAGCCAGGGCTCGATCGACGCCGACAAGGTCATGATGTCGATCGGCTTCGCCGCCAACGTCGAGGGCTTCGGTCTCGAGAACACCGGCGTGAAGCTCACCGAACGCGGGGCGATCGACATCGACGACCACATGCGCACCAACGTGCCGCACATCTACGCGATCGGCGACGTCACCGCCAAGCTGCAGCTCGCGCACGTGGCCGAGGCGCAGGGCGTCGTCGCCGCCGAGACCATCGGCAAGGCCGAGACCATGACGCTCGGCGACTACCGCATGATGCCGCGCGCGACGTTCTGCTCGCCGCAGGTCGCCTCGTTCGGGCTCACCGAGCAGCAGGCGCGCGACGCCGGCTACGACGTCAAGGTCGCGAAGTTCCCGTTCTCGGCGAACGGCAAGGCGAACGGCCTGGGCGAGCCCATCGGCTTCGTCAAGCTCATCGCCGACGGCGAGCACCTCGAGCTGCTCGGCGGCCACCTCATCGGCCCCGACGTCTCGGAACTCCTGCCCGAGCTCACCCTCGCGCAGAAGTGGGACCTCACCGCTCTGGAGGCGGCGCGCAACGTCCACACCCACCCGACGCTGTCGGAGGCCGTGCAGGAGGCCTTCCATGGCCTCGCCGGCCACACGATCAACCTCTAGAGATCAGTCACGGGCAGGAAAGACGGGTTCTCGGACGTGGGGTTCGATGGCGAGGTACGCACCACGATGGTCGAGCGCTCTGTGGTGGTGTGGTGAAGGATCCCAAGTGCCAAAGGGAGAAAGGAAGCTACCCATGGCAAACGCAGTAGTCCGACCCGAGATAGCGGCGATCGTCGAGCAGCTCGATGAGTTGCGCCCGAAACTCATCGAGAGTGGCGGTGAGGGCGATGAGAACCGACGGATTCCCCAGGACGTGTTCGACGCAGTGGCTGCGACGGGAGCCTTCACCATCTCCGTGCCGGAGAAGTTCGGCGGCCTTGCCGCCAACACACGCGAGGCACACGCAGTCTCGCGCGCAATCGGCCGCGGGGACGGCAGCCTCGCATGGGTCAACGGCATCCTCGATTCAGGTGCCTGGGTTACCGGCCTGATGGATGAGCGGGCGCAGGAGGACGTCTGGGGGGCCGCCGGCGGTATCGACTCCCTCATCTCGATCGTTCTCGCGACGACCTCCGACGCCGTCCCGGTCGAAGGTGGGTATCG
This genomic window contains:
- a CDS encoding phosphoenolpyruvate carboxykinase (GTP); protein product: MAYVVSHAQETQPAELAALVAWVGEIAALTQPARIHWVDGSRAENDALLREMVDEGKLIKLNPEWRPGSYLARSHPSDVARTEARTFIASEREEDAGPTNNWVAPDEIRATITPLFEGSMKGRTMYVVPFSMGPVGGPLSHIGVQITDSAYAVTSIGIMTRVGTEVLRQIAGGAPWVKTVHSVGAPLQPGQADVAWPCNDEKYIVHFPDTLEVWSYGSGYGGNAILAKKCFALRIASVIGRDEGWLAEHMLLIRVIDPAGRAYHLAAAFPSACGKTNLAMLRPTIPGWRVETLGDDIAWLRPGEDGRLWAINPEAGFFGVAPGTGESTNVTAVETLWGNTIFTNVALRPDGDVWWEGLTDTPPAQLTDWEGNPWTPASGRPAAHPNSRFTVAAAQCPQIAEDWDAPQGVPLDAILFGGRRATNVPLVVEATDWTHGVFMGSNVSSERTAAAEGTVGELRRDPFAMLPFCGYNMADYFGHWLKVGQKLRFDRAPRVFQVNWFRKGTDGRFLWPGFGDNSRVIDWIIRRIEGEVGAIESPIGRLPKHEDLDLDGIEVSQTDLDELFAIDPQSWLREADLTEEFYRTFDGRVPAPLWAELAALRYRLQARRLDPLPTLR
- a CDS encoding amidase, whose translation is MTTEGSCGSLMQSFVLKVMVNGEFMSDLLGESAVEIAARVKSLEVSAEEVVEATLAGIERTAPHLNAFMHIDPDGARAAARELQRRLRAGEDVGALAGVPTAMKDLYNTYPGWPSTFGGALPPSAFIADTASTYPRRMEAAGAIMVGATNSPALGFRGTCDNAIFGATSNPFDLQRNSGGSSGGSAAAVGAGLLAIADGTDGGGSIRIPSAWSGTFGFQPTFGRVPLVLRPNAFGGTAPFVYEGPITRTVADAALALTALSGRDRLDPYSLPDTVDWNASLNAGIRGKRIGYTRDFGVFAVDPRIAAGVEASLSAFERQGAIIVPLDVELPHSQAELSDLWSRMISAGNLAAVEGFAYAGLDMRPQLPEPVVRWMDVAAAATPRDLRRDQMVRTEVFGRVEGLFDEVDFVVSPTVGALPIHNLDNGRTVGPSEIDGVAVDPLIGWCLTYLTNFSGHPAASLPGGLIDGLPFGIQIIAPRYADADLMSACARFEEAAPWEWIYRELAPELY
- a CDS encoding NAD(P)-dependent oxidoreductase, giving the protein MTAKPTVGWIGVGRMGYQLAKRLLDAGYDVAVYNRTRGKAEQLVEFGASVVDKPIDLADRDVVFSMVSASNDLEQVMLGQDGLLTDESRAPKVIGDASTVSPQASANVRSIAESRGVGFLATPVSGNPKVIEAGKLTVAVSGPRPVFDEVRPLLETWGRSVTYVGEDEVARTVKIAHNVFLGVVTQSLAEITVLAEKAGVSREAFLTFLNDSVMGSVFTHYKTPALVNLDFTPTFTNVLLQKDFDLGLSAAQELGVVMPVASLTRNIVAQEVGNGNVEQDFASLLLTVAHGSGLNVVPENAPVTDGLEAS
- a CDS encoding Xaa-Pro peptidase family protein, which translates into the protein MSRPAGVRPLGAPGQNGVDYEHRVDFDRLRNYRLSRAKAALENSECGAFLLFDFYNIRYTTQTWIGGALGDKMIRYALVMRDHDPILWDFGSAVRHHKLYSDWVPEENYRAGFLGFRGAVAPEGAGLMRDAVSEIRSLLKAAGLADAPLGVDIVEPPFMFELQRQGLTVVDAQQAMLDARVIKNQDEIMLLNQAAAMVDGVYQDIAEALKPGVRENEIVALANKRLYEYGSDQVEAVNAISGERCNPHPHNFTDRIIRPGDQAFFDIIHSFNGYRTCYYRTFGVGWATQSQRDAYKQAREWMDAALDAIKPGVGSDQVARVLPAAEEFGFENELAAFGLQFAHGLGLGLHERPIISRLNSMKDPVELKAGMVFAMETYCPASDGVSAARIEEEVVVTDYGIEVLTKFPAQELFVANQY
- the lpdA gene encoding dihydrolipoyl dehydrogenase; the encoded protein is MPHYDVAILGAGPGGYVAAVRASQLGLKVAIIEEKYWGGVCLNVGCIPSKALLKNADLAHQFHHKADLFGISGDVHFDFGVAWDRSRKVADTHVKGIHYLMKKNKVDEYEGRGSFVDANTIDVKKADGTTERVTFDNAIISTGSKVRLLPGVQIGGNIVTYEEQILARDLPQSIVIVGAGAIGMEFAFVMVNYGVKVTIIEFLDRALPNEDADVSKEIARQYKSYGVDILTSTKVETVTDHGDKVTVTYTAKDGSQGSIDADKVMMSIGFAANVEGFGLENTGVKLTERGAIDIDDHMRTNVPHIYAIGDVTAKLQLAHVAEAQGVVAAETIGKAETMTLGDYRMMPRATFCSPQVASFGLTEQQARDAGYDVKVAKFPFSANGKANGLGEPIGFVKLIADGEHLELLGGHLIGPDVSELLPELTLAQKWDLTALEAARNVHTHPTLSEAVQEAFHGLAGHTINL